Proteins co-encoded in one Bremerella sp. TYQ1 genomic window:
- a CDS encoding sulfatase, whose amino-acid sequence MRSFAILLVALTVSLSSHAASAAEQRPNFVFFLVDDLGWTDLGCYGSSFYETPNVDKLAKSGMMFTDAYAACQVCSPTRASILTGRYPTRTGITDFIGAAQPDRWKRKTKMLPAPYEMQLAHDEVTLAEILKENGYATFFAGKWHLGGEAHWPEHQGFDVNQGGIDRGGPYGGKKYFSPYGNPRLEDGPAGEHLPDRLATETVKFMTEHKDEPFLAYLSFYSVHTPLISREDLKQKYQKKKETIKHGEIWGQEGERKVRLVQEHAVYAGMVDAMDQAVGKVLKGVDDLGLTDNTVVMFMSDNGGLSTSEGHPTSNLPLRGGKGWIYEGGIREPMIVRWPGVTKANSSSDQYVSSVDFFPTILQIAGIELPSDVTLDGMSFAPVLEGKEIDRGAIYWHYPHYGNQGGSPSAAIREGDWKLIEFYENGRLELYNLADDLSEENNLVEKKPDVAEKLHAELKAWREETGAKMPTHRPGA is encoded by the coding sequence ATGCGAAGTTTTGCAATCCTGCTTGTTGCGTTGACTGTTTCGCTTAGTTCGCACGCCGCGTCCGCTGCGGAACAGCGTCCGAACTTTGTTTTCTTCCTGGTCGACGACCTCGGCTGGACCGACTTGGGGTGCTATGGCAGCTCGTTTTACGAAACGCCCAACGTCGACAAGCTGGCCAAAAGCGGCATGATGTTTACCGATGCCTACGCCGCTTGCCAGGTCTGTTCGCCAACACGAGCCAGTATTTTAACGGGACGCTATCCAACGCGAACGGGAATCACAGACTTCATCGGTGCCGCTCAGCCTGATCGTTGGAAACGCAAGACAAAGATGCTTCCAGCACCTTACGAGATGCAACTTGCTCATGATGAAGTAACCCTCGCAGAAATCTTAAAAGAGAACGGATACGCGACGTTCTTTGCTGGCAAATGGCACTTAGGGGGAGAGGCCCATTGGCCTGAGCACCAAGGCTTTGACGTCAACCAAGGGGGCATCGATCGTGGAGGCCCTTATGGTGGCAAAAAATACTTTTCACCCTACGGCAACCCACGCTTAGAAGATGGTCCAGCCGGCGAACACTTGCCAGATCGCCTGGCAACGGAAACGGTCAAGTTCATGACTGAGCACAAAGACGAGCCATTCCTGGCCTATCTTTCGTTCTATTCCGTACACACTCCCCTGATCTCGCGTGAGGACCTCAAACAGAAGTATCAGAAGAAGAAGGAAACCATCAAGCATGGTGAGATCTGGGGACAAGAAGGAGAACGCAAAGTTCGACTGGTCCAAGAGCATGCTGTTTATGCCGGCATGGTCGATGCCATGGATCAAGCGGTCGGCAAGGTACTTAAAGGAGTCGATGATCTGGGACTGACAGACAACACCGTCGTCATGTTCATGTCAGACAACGGTGGCCTGTCTACCTCGGAAGGGCATCCTACGAGCAATTTGCCTCTGCGGGGCGGCAAAGGTTGGATCTACGAAGGTGGCATTCGCGAACCAATGATCGTCCGCTGGCCTGGCGTAACAAAAGCGAACAGTTCCTCAGATCAGTATGTCAGTAGCGTTGACTTCTTCCCCACCATTTTGCAGATTGCGGGCATCGAATTGCCATCAGACGTTACCCTCGACGGCATGAGCTTTGCCCCTGTCCTGGAGGGAAAAGAGATCGATCGGGGTGCCATCTATTGGCACTATCCCCACTATGGCAACCAAGGCGGATCGCCTTCGGCTGCCATTCGGGAAGGGGACTGGAAATTGATCGAGTTCTATGAAAATGGGCGTCTCGAACTTTACAATCTGGCCGACGACTTGAGCGAAGAGAACAACCTCGTTGAAAAGAAACCGGACGTCGCTGAGAAGCTTCACGCCGAGCTCAAAGCATGGCGTGAAGAAACCGGCGCGAAAATGCCAACGCACCGGCCCGGTGCCTAA
- a CDS encoding FAD-binding oxidoreductase — MSHSTIVVGGGVVGTATAYYLAKAGHSVTIVDQGRHGGACSHANCGYVSPSHAPPIAQPGLIGPTMASMLSSNSPFYIRPRVSPALWSFLIRFWWNCNEKQMKKAAQGKHALLQSSRQLYQELIEGDQLDCNWEKRGLMFVFRDKHHFDDFGKTNDWLTQELNLPATPYAQGDLQKLEPALKDHIAGAWHYPNDAHLRPDKLLRSWRTILERLNVTFLEQHKVTEFVGEGERLKAIQCGNETLEADRYVVATGAWSPAFNQKLGCTLRIQPGKGYSITMARPAICPKIPMLLEERHVGVTPFDDGYRLGSTMEFGGYDTRVNQKRLVLLKKGASDYLREPFTEETHEEWYGWRPMTPDDLPYIDFSPKYANVLIAAGHSMLGLSMGTATGKLAWELLDKLDPHIDPRPYRLR, encoded by the coding sequence TTGTCTCACTCCACGATTGTTGTCGGCGGCGGAGTCGTCGGAACAGCCACTGCATACTATCTAGCGAAAGCTGGACACTCCGTCACGATCGTCGATCAAGGACGACATGGTGGAGCTTGTTCACATGCGAATTGCGGCTACGTTTCGCCTAGCCATGCTCCTCCGATTGCCCAGCCTGGATTAATCGGCCCAACGATGGCGTCCATGCTGAGTAGCAACTCGCCCTTTTACATTCGCCCGCGAGTTTCTCCGGCGCTGTGGAGTTTTCTGATTCGGTTTTGGTGGAACTGCAATGAAAAGCAGATGAAGAAAGCCGCCCAAGGTAAACATGCCTTGCTTCAATCTTCCAGACAGTTGTACCAAGAGCTCATTGAGGGTGATCAACTTGATTGCAACTGGGAAAAACGGGGGCTCATGTTTGTTTTCCGTGACAAACATCATTTTGATGACTTCGGAAAAACCAATGACTGGCTCACCCAGGAATTAAACCTTCCTGCAACTCCCTACGCCCAGGGAGACCTGCAGAAACTGGAACCTGCGTTAAAGGATCATATTGCCGGAGCCTGGCACTACCCCAACGATGCCCATTTGCGTCCAGACAAGTTGCTCCGATCTTGGCGCACCATTTTGGAACGCTTGAACGTAACGTTTCTGGAGCAGCACAAAGTTACCGAGTTCGTCGGCGAAGGGGAGCGTCTTAAGGCGATTCAATGTGGTAACGAGACGCTGGAGGCCGATCGTTACGTGGTCGCTACCGGTGCATGGAGTCCTGCATTCAATCAGAAACTAGGTTGCACGCTCCGCATTCAACCAGGCAAAGGCTATTCAATCACCATGGCACGCCCTGCAATTTGCCCTAAGATTCCGATGCTACTGGAAGAACGCCATGTTGGGGTCACGCCATTTGACGATGGCTATCGCCTAGGTTCAACCATGGAGTTTGGTGGCTATGACACTCGCGTCAACCAGAAACGGCTTGTGCTGTTAAAGAAGGGCGCGTCCGACTACCTGCGAGAGCCCTTCACCGAAGAGACCCACGAAGAATGGTACGGCTGGCGGCCAATGACACCGGACGATCTGCCGTACATCGATTTCTCTCCCAAGTATGCCAACGTTCTCATCGCCGCAGGCCACAGCATGCTAGGCCTTTCGATGGGAACGGCGACCGGCAAGTTGGCCTGGGAACTACTCGATAAGCTCGATCCGCATATCGACCCTCGGCCATATCGTTTGCGATAA
- a CDS encoding proline racemase family protein, translated as MALPQDRLELNVIDSHTGGEPTRTIIGGAPELSAGSIADQIQELKTEHDWIRTALTHEPRGYEAMVGALLLPPQNPEAVARVIYFNNVGYLGMCGHGTIGVGATLSYLGKISPGEHLLETIAGNVVFTLHEDNRVSFVNVPSYRYRTAVPVETKSFGTVTGDIAFGGNWFYLCADHGLEISMENLDQLDRCCREIRNAIDECGIAGENGGVIDHVELFGPPRREDAHSANYVDCPGGEYDRSPCGTGTSAKLACLAAAGKLSPGDTWGQESVTGSLFEGAYSWQGDHILPRIMGEAFVTAETKVIIDPNDPLTFGFSQQKKTPAPSH; from the coding sequence ATGGCATTGCCTCAAGACCGGCTGGAACTGAACGTCATCGACTCCCACACGGGGGGTGAACCGACACGTACTATTATCGGCGGTGCACCTGAACTTTCCGCAGGTTCGATTGCGGATCAAATTCAGGAACTGAAAACAGAGCACGACTGGATACGAACGGCACTGACGCACGAACCTCGCGGGTACGAGGCCATGGTCGGGGCATTGCTCTTGCCACCTCAAAATCCTGAAGCGGTTGCCCGTGTGATTTATTTTAACAATGTCGGCTACCTCGGCATGTGCGGCCACGGCACCATTGGGGTTGGTGCAACGTTGTCTTACCTCGGCAAAATCTCTCCTGGCGAACACCTTTTGGAAACGATTGCCGGAAACGTTGTTTTCACGCTGCACGAAGACAATCGAGTCTCATTCGTTAACGTCCCCAGCTATCGTTACCGGACGGCTGTCCCCGTAGAAACAAAATCGTTTGGTACGGTGACCGGCGATATTGCATTCGGCGGCAACTGGTTCTATTTGTGTGCCGATCATGGGCTAGAGATTTCGATGGAAAATCTCGACCAGCTCGATCGCTGTTGCCGTGAGATTCGCAATGCGATCGATGAATGCGGAATCGCAGGGGAGAATGGTGGCGTGATTGACCATGTCGAACTATTCGGTCCCCCACGTCGCGAAGATGCTCATTCAGCGAACTACGTCGACTGTCCTGGCGGTGAATATGATCGTTCGCCTTGCGGTACAGGAACAAGTGCCAAGCTTGCCTGCCTGGCTGCGGCCGGAAAACTGTCCCCTGGAGACACATGGGGGCAAGAGTCCGTCACTGGTAGTCTCTTCGAAGGCGCTTACTCCTGGCAGGGAGATCACATTTTACCTCGTATTATGGGCGAGGCGTTTGTTACTGCCGAAACGAAAGTGATCATCGACCCCAATGATCCGCTGACATTTGGATTCAGTCAGCAAAAGAAAACCCCCGCACCGTCTCACTGA